One Cryptomeria japonica unplaced genomic scaffold, Sugi_1.0 HiC_scaffold_135, whole genome shotgun sequence genomic window carries:
- the LOC131051949 gene encoding patatin-like protein 2, whose product MSNQELLPIDVSGDVGARILSVDGGGVRGLIPVQLLKFLEKQLQKLDGEDARLADYFNIMAGTSTGGLITTMLATPDPNDHKHNRPFSTQKIEDFYLKNASLIFPQPSKWNIFHGIFGPKYNGKHLVDILEQEKFHERRLCDTATNLVIPTFDIKTQFPTIFASHEAKVDPLKNPHLMDVCLSTTAAPTYFPSHQFTTNSSDGKTQVFNLVDGGVAANNPTLIAMNLVTRAVHQDTRIVDKKEHLDHFIVLSLGTGLEEGIEWDAKKAATWGSLKWITHDGRTPLIESIMNASSDMVNIHTALMLHHVKENYLRIQEWQLKGSEAKMDLSTDENLRNLVKKGQELLDKPVRSLNLETGRPETVKNDCTNRMALTKMAERLSKEKKLRDKRSASSALSMNGHSVGINI is encoded by the exons ATGTCGAATCAGGAGCTTCTTCCAATCGATGTCTCGGGGGACGTGGGTGCTAGAATCCTGAGTGTCGATGGAGGAGGAGTACGGGGTCTTATTCCTGTGCAATTGCTCAAATTCTTAGAGAAGCAGTTGCAG AAATTGGATGGGGAAGATGCCAGACTAGCAGATTACTTCAATATAATGGCAGGTACCAGCACTGGAGGTCTCATCACCACAATGTTAGCCACTCCAGACCCGAATGACCACAAACACAATCGTCCTTTTAGTACCCAGAAAATTGAAGATTTCTACTTGAAGAATGCGAGTTTGATATTTCCTCAACCAAG CAAATGGAATATTTTTCACGGCATTTTTGGTCCCAAATACAATGGCAAACATCTGGTCGATATCTTAGAACAAGAGAAATTTCACGAAAGACGGCTGTGTGATACGGCTACTAACCTGGTGATACCCACCTTTGATATCAAGACGCAGTTTCCTACAATTTTCGCCAGTCATGag GCGAAAGTAGATCCGCTGAAGAATCCACATCTAATGGACGTATGCCTCTCCACAACTGCAGCTCCTACCTATTTTCCATCTCACCAGTTTACAACAAATTCCAGTGACGGAAAGACCCAAGTTTTTAACTTAGTAGATGGAGGAGTAGCGGCTAATAATCCT accttgatagcaatgaacttaGTCACTCGAGCAGTTCATCAGGATACAAGAATAGTCGACAAAAAG GAGCACCTTGACCACTTTATTGTACTTTCTCTTGGAACGGGATTAGAAGAGGGTATTGAATGGGACGCAAAAAAGGCTGCCACATGGGGAAGCTTGAAGTGGATTACTCACGATGGAAGAACGCCTCTCATAGAATCTATCATGAATGCAAGTTCAGACATGGTCAACATTCATACAGCTTTGATGCTCCATCATGTCAAAGAAAACTATCTTAGAATCCAG GAATGGCAACTAAAAGGAAGCGAAGCAAAGATGGACCTCAGTACGGACGAGAACCTGAGGAATCTTGTGAAGAAAGGCCAGGAACTATTGGATAAGCCTGTTAGAAGTTTAAATTTGGAGACTGGGCGTCCTGAGACAGTGAAGAACGACTGCACAAACAGGATGGCATTGACTAA AATGGCTGAACGACTCTCCAAGGAGAAGAAGTTGAGGGATAAACGGAGCGCATCTTCTGCACTTTCTATGAATGGCCATAGTGTTGGAATAAACATCTGa
- the LOC131866219 gene encoding patatin-like protein 2, translating to MSNQELLPIDVSGDVGARILSVDGGGVRGLIPVQLLKFLEHQLQKLDGEDARLADYFNIMAGTSTGGLITTMLATIDPNDHKHNRPFSTQKIEDFYLKNASLIFPQPSKWNIFHGIFGPKYNGKHLVDILEQEKFHERRLCDTATNLVIPTFDIKTQFPTIFASHEAKVDPLKNPHLMDVCLSTTAAPTYFLSHQFTTNSSDGKTQVFNLVDGGVAANNPTLIAMNLVTRAVHQDTRIVDKKEWQLKGSEEKMDLSTDENLRNLVKKGQELLDKPVRSLNLETGRPETVKNDYTNRMALTKYLP from the exons ATGTCGAATCAGGAGCTTCTTCCAATCGATGTCTCGGGGGACGTGGGAGCTAGAATCCTGAGTGTCGATGGAGGAGGAGTACGGGGTCTTATTCCTGTGCAATTGCTCAAATTCTTAGAGCACCAGTTGCAG AAATTGGATGGGGAAGATGCCAGACTAGCAGATTATTTCAATATAATGGCAGGTACCAGCACTGGAGGTCTCATCACCACAATGTTAGCCACTATAGACCCGAATGACCACAAACACAATCGTCCTTTTAGTACCCAGAAAATTGAAGATTTCTACTTGAAGAATGCGAGTTTGATATTTCCTCAACCAAG CAAATGGAATATTTTTCACGGCATTTTTGGTCCCAAATACAATGGCAAACATCTGGTCGATATCTTAGAACAAGAGAAATTTCACGAAAGACGGCTGTGTGATACGGCTACTAACCTGGTGATACCCACCTTCGATATCAAGACGCAGTTTCCTACAATTTTCGCCAGTCATGag GCGAAAGTAGATCCGCTGAAGAATCCACATCTAATGGACGTATGCCTCTCCACAACTGCAGCTCCTACCTATTTTCTATCTCACCAGTTTACAACAAATTCCAGTGACGGAAAGACCCAAGTTTTTAACTTAGTAGATGGAGGAGTAGCGGCTAATAATCCT accttgatagcaatgaacttaGTCACTCGAGCAGTTCATCAGGATACAAGAATAGTCGACAAAAag GAATGGCAACTAAAAGGAAGCGAAGAAAAGATGGACCTCAGTACGGACGAGAACCTGAGGAATCTTGTGAAGAAAGGCCAGGAACTATTGGATAAGCCTGTTAGAAGTTTAAATTTGGAGACTGGGCGTCCTGAGACAGTGAAGAACGACTACACAAACAGGATGGCATTGACTAAGTATCTCCCATAA
- the LOC131051957 gene encoding patatin-like protein 2, translating to MSNQELLPIDVSGDVGARILSVDGGGVRGLIPVQLLKFLEKQLQKLDGEDARLADYFNIMAGTSTGGLITTMLATPDPNDHKHNRPFSTQKIEDFYLKNASLIFPQPSKWNIFHGIFGPKYNGKHLVDILEQEKFHERRLCDTATNLVIPTFDIKTQFPTIFASHEAKVDPLKNPHLMDVCLSTTAAPTYFPSHQFTTNSNDGKTQVFNLVDGGVAANNPTLIAMNLVTRAVHQDTRIVDKKVHLDHFIVLSLGTGLEEGIEWDAKKAATWGSLKWITHDGRTPLIESIMNASSDMVNIHTALMLHHVKENYLRIQEWQLKGSEAKMDLSTDENLRNLVKKGQELLDKPVRSLNLETGRPETVKNDCTNRMALTKMAERLSKEKKLRDKRSASSALSMNGHSVGINI from the exons ATGTCGAATCAGGAGCTTCTTCCAATCGATGTCTCGGGGGACGTGGGTGCTAGAATCCTGAGTGTCGATGGAGGAGGAGTACGGGGTCTTATTCCTGTGCAATTGCTCAAATTCTTAGAGAAGCAGTTGCAG AAATTGGATGGGGAAGATGCCAGACTAGCAGATTATTTCAATATAATGGCAGGTACCAGCACTGGAGGTCTCATCACCACAATGTTAGCCACTCCAGACCCGAATGACCACAAACACAATCGTCCTTTTAGTACCCAGAAAATTGAAGATTTCTACTTGAAGAATGCGAGTTTGATATTTCCTCAACCAAG CAAATGGAATATTTTTCACGGCATTTTTGGTCCCAAATACAATGGCAAACATCTGGTCGATATCTTAGAACAAGAGAAATTTCACGAAAGACGGCTGTGTGATACGGCTACTAACCTGGTGATACCCACCTTCGATATCAAGACGCAGTTTCCTACAATTTTCGCCAGTCATGag GCGAAAGTAGATCCGCTGAAGAATCCACATCTAATGGACGTATGCCTCTCCACAACTGCAGCTCCTACCTATTTTCCATCTCACCAGTTTACAACAAATTCCAATGACGGAAAGACCCAAGTTTTTAACTTAGTAGATGGAGGAGTAGCGGCTAATAATCCT accttgatagcaatgaacttaGTCACTCGAGCAGTTCATCAGGATACAAGAATAGTCGACAAAAAG GTGCACCTTGACCACTTTATTGTACTTTCTCTTGGAACGGGATTAGAAGAGGGTATTGAATGGGACGCAAAAAAGGCTGCCACATGGGGAAGCTTGAAGTGGATTACTCACGATGGAAGAACGCCTCTCATAGAATCTATCATGAATGCAAGTTCAGACATGGTCAACATTCATACAGCTTTGATGCTCCATCATGTCAAAGAAAACTATCTTAGAATCCAG GAATGGCAACTAAAAGGAAGCGAAGCAAAGATGGACCTCAGTACGGACGAGAACCTGAGGAATCTTGTGAAGAAAGGCCAGGAACTATTGGATAAGCCTGTTAGAAGTTTAAATTTGGAGACTGGGCGTCCTGAGACAGTGAAGAACGACTGCACAAACAGGATGGCATTGACTAA AATGGCTGAACGACTCTCCAAGGAGAAGAAGTTGAGGGATAAACGGAGCGCATCTTCTGCACTTTCTATGAATGGCCATAGTGTTGGAATAAACATCTGa